From the genome of Borrelia parkeri, one region includes:
- the bdr gene encoding Bdr family repetitive protein: MGLAQPVITQQMVIAELTKAGINRDIAIDLSYRYYRNELTYKDIEFLKENFDIKLEKVEALLQVEIKSVEATLQAEIQRVETNLKSDIRDLDNKINVVENNLNIKIDTKFNELDNKIDSVENNLNTKIDTKFNELDNKIDTKFNELDNKIDNVKSELKSDIASVSNEVFLVRKDMEINKIKFDSTSRLHKWMFGTLITLNIGIFLALMSLLVK; encoded by the coding sequence ATGGGACTTGCTCAACCAGTAATTACTCAACAAATGGTTATAGCTGAACTTACTAAAGCTGGTATAAATAGAGATATTGCTATTGATTTATCTTACAGATACTATCGTAATGAACTGACTTACAAAGATATTGAATTCTTAAAAGAAAATTTTGATATTAAACTTGAAAAGGTTGAAGCACTTTTACAAGTTGAAATTAAATCTGTAGAGGCAACCTTACAAGCTGAGATTCAAAGGGTTGAGACGAACTTGAAATCCGATATTAGAGACCTTGATAATAAAATTAATGTTGTTGAGAATAATCTTAACATCAAGATTGATACTAAATTCAATGAACTTGATAACAAAATAGATTCTGTTGAGAATAATCTTAACACTAAGATAGATACCAAATTCAATGAACTTGATAACAAAATAGATACTAAATTTAATGAACTTGATAATAAGATTGACAACGTTAAAAGTGAGTTAAAATCTGATATTGCATCTGTGAGCAATGAGGTTTTTCTTGTTAGAAAAGATATGGAAATTAATAAAATTAAGTTTGATAGTACATCAAGATTACATAAGTGGATGTTTGGTACCCTTATTACTCTTAATATAGGAATATTCTTAGCATTAATGTCATTATTAGTAAAGTAA
- a CDS encoding DUF261 family protein, whose translation MKITQNNPNLISAVRQWGCYFLCLHYYIEKYKKLQFSVNDINKNYHKFVYLGYMRNNCYILAPTGIFQSFGIKTSVRWEGPAYRCLDGEFEISEVKIKNTPGHHFIVTNAASVLYDSLTLKERGVEYEITSRRIFKKY comes from the coding sequence ATGAAAATAACGCAAAATAATCCAAATTTAATTTCAGCAGTACGTCAATGGGGATGTTACTTTTTATGTCTTCATTATTACATAGAAAAGTATAAAAAGTTACAGTTTAGTGTTAATGATATAAATAAGAATTATCACAAATTTGTTTATTTAGGATATATGAGAAATAATTGTTATATTTTAGCACCAACCGGTATATTTCAAAGTTTTGGTATTAAGACAAGTGTGAGGTGGGAGGGCCCTGCTTACAGATGTTTAGATGGAGAATTTGAGATAAGTGAAGTTAAAATCAAAAATACACCAGGTCATCATTTTATAGTAACTAATGCGGCATCTGTGCTTTATGATTCACTGACGCTTAAGGAGCGGGGTGTTGAATATGAAATTACATCAAGGAGAATATTTAAGAAATATTGA
- a CDS encoding variable large family protein, with amino-acid sequence MMKRITFCALLMTLFLLLGCGSGSAKVEDPKTTFLTSIANLGKGFLDVFTSLSDMVSGAFGIKAETKKSDIGKYFSDIETTMISVKNKLNTVMAENSNYPKVKEVVAQFITGTLDKIAAGAKEASKGATTDTVIGNAVKDTDAAPANKDAVNTLVKGMKTMVDIVLKDNEGNADATKTSGEKNKVVGKLFGGKANAEEAQAAAASSSIGAVTGADILKAIAKSGEAANNEIEIDQAKNAAEIAAAKKDDNKDFGAAAQKDAVIAAGIALRAMAKDGKFAANNDDKYANAVNGVAANAVGKTLSTLIIAIRKTVDTGLKTISEALATVKQEDKSADSTTPAETATSGQQ; translated from the coding sequence ATAATGAAAAGAATTACTTTTTGTGCGTTATTAATGACTTTATTTTTACTTCTTGGCTGTGGCAGTGGTAGTGCTAAGGTGGAAGATCCTAAAACCACATTCTTAACTTCTATTGCTAATTTGGGTAAAGGGTTCTTAGATGTTTTTACTTCTCTTTCTGATATGGTTTCTGGGGCTTTTGGTATTAAAGCAGAAACTAAAAAATCTGATATAGGGAAATACTTTAGTGATATTGAAACTACTATGATATCAGTAAAAAATAAATTAAACACTGTGATGGCAGAGAATAGTAACTATCCAAAAGTAAAAGAAGTAGTTGCGCAATTTATTACAGGGACATTAGATAAAATTGCTGCAGGAGCAAAGGAGGCATCAAAAGGGGCTACTACTGATACTGTTATTGGTAATGCTGTTAAAGATACTGATGCTGCACCTGCTAATAAAGATGCAGTAAACACACTTGTTAAAGGAATGAAAACAATGGTTGATATAGTTTTAAAAGACAATGAAGGGAATGCAGATGCTACTAAAACTAGTGGAGAGAAGAATAAAGTAGTTGGTAAGTTGTTTGGTGGTAAAGCTAATGCTGAAGAAGCACAAGCTGCTGCTGCTAGCTCATCTATTGGAGCAGTAACTGGGGCTGACATATTAAAAGCTATTGCTAAGTCGGGTGAGGCTGCTAATAATGAGATTGAAATTGATCAGGCAAAGAATGCTGCTGAGATTGCTGCTGCTAAGAAAGATGATAATAAAGATTTTGGTGCAGCAGCACAGAAAGATGCAGTTATTGCTGCTGGTATTGCACTGCGAGCTATGGCTAAAGATGGTAAATTTGCTGCTAATAATGATGATAAATATGCCAATGCAGTAAATGGAGTAGCTGCTAATGCTGTTGGTAAGACTTTAAGTACTCTAATAATAGCAATAAGAAAAACTGTTGATACTGGTTTAAAAACAATAAGTGAAGCACTAGCTACAGTTAAACAAGAAGATAAATCTGCAGATTCTACTACACCTGCAGAAACAGCAACTAGTGGACAACAATAA
- a CDS encoding ParA family protein, which produces MDRKKPEVITISSIKGGVGKSTSALFFSNILSHEGYKVLLIDSDPQASITSYFLFKLQEQNVDIERYNLYEIFKQRKYIENCIFNVSSCIDLIPSSLELSSFNSESIPLQDNLLEKRLLTVKFEYDYIIIDTNPSLGHLLNNALIIADYLVVPINSDLWAVESIDLIVDATKKVYREDLLPNFLVTGALERQSIDKEIISELETRYKKNLIGIIPKRDDIKKTVFYRKEFCFNNDYYQEYKKSLNNLLNK; this is translated from the coding sequence ATGGATAGAAAAAAACCAGAAGTAATAACAATTTCATCGATTAAAGGTGGTGTTGGTAAGAGTACAAGTGCCTTGTTCTTTAGCAATATATTGTCACATGAAGGTTACAAAGTTTTGCTGATTGATAGTGATCCCCAAGCTAGTATTACAAGTTATTTCTTATTTAAATTGCAGGAACAAAATGTAGATATTGAAAGATATAATCTATATGAAATTTTCAAACAAAGAAAATATATAGAAAATTGTATCTTTAACGTAAGTAGTTGTATAGATTTAATTCCTAGTTCATTAGAATTGTCTTCTTTTAATTCCGAAAGTATTCCTTTGCAAGATAATCTATTAGAAAAAAGACTTTTAACAGTCAAATTCGAATACGATTATATAATAATCGATACAAATCCTAGCTTAGGACATCTTTTAAATAATGCCTTGATTATTGCTGATTACCTAGTTGTTCCTATTAATTCTGATTTATGGGCAGTTGAAAGTATAGATTTAATAGTAGATGCTACGAAAAAAGTTTATAGGGAAGATCTTTTGCCCAATTTTTTGGTAACGGGTGCTTTAGAAAGACAAAGCATTGATAAAGAAATAATATCAGAGTTAGAAACTCGGTATAAAAAAAACTTAATAGGAATAATTCCTAAAAGAGATGATATAAAAAAAACAGTATTTTATAGAAAAGAATTCTGTTTCAATAATGATTATTATCAAGAATATAAGAAATCTTTAAATAATCTTTTAAATAAATAA
- a CDS encoding tyrosine-type recombinase/integrase has protein sequence MKGKHLINCNLNLKIKELEMQNERLSEELSLLKSSLKTRNTKKLNTPVRFYLNDKTTRLVKRSIERLKEQDPISGWFVHLLSITGCRGVEMQNVKLTDIYQETSSNGEVFYSIRVNVAKKRSNICIREVVISKFEFDSIMRAHQEYFSSRDKDSRRTYLFQKSKLKFRDNKINITEISKQFKELLIKGGFKHRKSLHILRNIFIASLKSRGYNSFEIKELMKYSSTSEIDNVYGLSSASKIQAYKDIKTSLK, from the coding sequence ATGAAAGGGAAACATTTAATTAACTGCAATCTTAACTTAAAAATTAAAGAATTAGAAATGCAAAATGAGCGCTTAAGTGAAGAATTATCTCTACTTAAAAGCTCACTTAAAACTAGAAATACTAAAAAATTAAACACTCCTGTAAGATTTTATCTAAATGACAAGACAACTAGACTAGTAAAACGTTCTATAGAGAGACTTAAAGAACAAGACCCAATCTCAGGATGGTTTGTACACTTACTCTCAATTACTGGTTGTAGGGGTGTTGAAATGCAAAATGTAAAACTTACTGACATATATCAAGAGACAAGCAGTAATGGTGAAGTATTCTATTCTATTCGTGTTAATGTAGCTAAAAAACGCAGCAATATCTGTATAAGAGAAGTAGTTATTAGTAAGTTTGAATTTGATTCTATTATGAGGGCACATCAAGAATATTTTAGCTCTAGAGACAAAGACAGTAGGCGTACTTACCTATTTCAAAAAAGTAAACTCAAATTTCGTGACAATAAAATTAACATAACTGAAATTTCAAAACAATTTAAGGAATTACTTATTAAGGGAGGATTTAAACATCGCAAATCTCTACATATACTCCGTAATATATTTATAGCATCACTAAAGTCTAGAGGATATAATTCATTTGAAATTAAAGAGCTTATGAAATACTCATCTACTTCTGAGATTGATAATGTTTATGGACTCTCAAGTGCAAGTAAAATACAGGCTTACAAAGATATCAAAACTAGCTTGAAATAA
- a CDS encoding single-stranded DNA-binding protein, with protein MMRRVLVFDINSLNMSGRLTRDCEITYTSNSLPILKFTLANNRGVKRSSSWERQAQFFDCVIFGSRAESLTSLLKRGVQVVLSGSLVCENWHDKRTGEGKSKYSILVNDIQILNSSIKTQETNDSQS; from the coding sequence ATGATGAGGAGAGTTCTGGTGTTTGATATTAATTCGTTAAATATGTCTGGTCGTTTAACAAGAGACTGTGAGATTACTTATACTAGTAATAGTCTTCCTATATTAAAATTTACTCTGGCTAATAATAGAGGTGTTAAGAGGAGTAGTTCGTGGGAGAGACAAGCACAATTTTTTGACTGTGTGATTTTTGGCTCTAGAGCCGAAAGCCTGACTTCTTTGCTTAAACGAGGGGTTCAAGTTGTACTTAGTGGATCCCTTGTCTGTGAGAATTGGCATGACAAGCGTACAGGTGAGGGGAAGAGTAAATACAGTATTTTGGTAAATGATATTCAAATCTTAAATTCGTCAATTAAGACACAAGAGACTAATGATTCTCAGTCTTAA
- a CDS encoding chromosome replication/partitioning protein: MSDKNKMIIGRRVNIKESVLETKLSKDNRKDEYLRLKDKLKSLTVDDIYNKIETAKILSLINKRKLYIFDGYKNFYSFLSDFKIAKSQAYKYIKIASGVEHGIIDYDFVASNGIENTIKKLEDNSIIKKSRQNPIKPLRFQLKKQESYDFYKQNAKFTSFLMDELFEHQRDLLDKLLKKYKELKGE, translated from the coding sequence ATGAGTGATAAAAATAAAATGATCATAGGGAGAAGAGTTAACATAAAAGAAAGTGTTTTGGAAACAAAATTATCAAAAGATAATCGTAAGGATGAATATTTAAGATTAAAAGACAAACTAAAGTCTTTAACTGTAGACGATATTTATAATAAAATAGAAACAGCAAAAATATTAAGTTTAATCAACAAAAGAAAGTTATATATTTTTGATGGGTATAAAAACTTTTATAGCTTTTTATCGGATTTTAAGATAGCAAAATCTCAAGCATATAAATATATAAAAATAGCTTCAGGCGTAGAACACGGTATTATCGATTATGATTTTGTAGCTAGTAATGGGATTGAGAATACCATTAAGAAGTTAGAAGACAATAGTATTATTAAAAAATCAAGACAAAATCCAATAAAACCATTAAGATTTCAGCTTAAAAAACAAGAAAGTTATGATTTTTATAAGCAAAATGCCAAGTTTACAAGTTTCTTAATGGATGAGCTTTTTGAACATCAAAGAGATTTGCTTGATAAGCTTTTGAAAAAGTATAAAGAATTAAAAGGGGAATAA
- the bdr gene encoding Bdr family repetitive protein has protein sequence MQDSSLHSVVNTQIFNGHITEEIIYQEFVKMGMQDFVANDLSKRYYRNELTYKDIEYLESNFNLKLEMLERSLKSEIISVKTELDNKIDIVRNELKSDIKDLDNKIDSIESNLNVKIDTKFKDLDNKIDTVRSELRSDIKDLDNKIDTVRSELRSDIKDLDNKIDVNKMELDNKLDKATSEFKSTSRLHNWMFGTLITLNIGIFLALMSLLVK, from the coding sequence ATGCAAGATTCATCACTACATTCTGTTGTTAATACACAAATTTTTAATGGGCATATTACAGAGGAGATTATATATCAAGAATTTGTAAAAATGGGTATGCAAGATTTTGTTGCAAATGATCTCTCTAAAAGATATTATCGTAATGAACTAACTTATAAAGATATTGAGTATTTAGAGAGTAATTTTAACTTAAAACTTGAGATGTTAGAGCGTAGTTTAAAATCTGAGATTATTTCTGTTAAAACTGAGCTTGATAACAAGATTGACATTGTTAGAAATGAGTTAAAATCTGATATTAAAGACCTTGATAACAAAATAGATTCTATTGAAAGTAACTTAAATGTAAAGATTGACACTAAATTTAAAGACCTGGATAATAAGATTGATACAGTCAGAAGTGAATTAAGATCTGATATTAAAGACCTGGATAATAAGATTGATACAGTCAGAAGTGAATTAAGATCTGACATTAAAGACTTGGATAATAAGATTGATGTTAACAAAATGGAGCTTGATAATAAACTTGATAAAGCCACATCAGAATTTAAGAGTACATCAAGACTACATAATTGGATGTTTGGAACCCTTATTACCCTTAATATAGGAATATTCTTAGCATTAATGTCATTATTAGTAAAGTAA
- a CDS encoding plasmid maintenance protein, with the protein MGIQKTIKNPSSYKNKYQHKLIVLISTIEYINNKHKKYTQSNLLYYFNGNLKRNGYKETTLKTLQKYLYKLEKEFKVTMNYHRHLGVSMGTEVYYKLKYSKKECHHIINKHFRDKKEERHKNRVNGYFKKRCNKKGSVKKAECFNNTYNNKEEDKNIKSIERLQIEKYAKKCNFKSNAFLSILNLEAKKDFKIQSLKAIKIAENSEYKKINNTKPNNGKLKSKQKELSRILEETKANLENEGYDNKQLEIQIKNVYEQYKNKPHFIIEKDKYSDLEKIIGKLKKTVEYANKNTQESEREIRNNVFSILLEQLRHKVDISVLVPILKNYLNKQNKLEYGKVFSNHYYYELLELVKEQKSCLKHAELKQSFT; encoded by the coding sequence ATGGGAATCCAAAAAACTATAAAAAATCCTAGTTCATATAAAAACAAATACCAACACAAACTAATAGTACTAATATCAACAATTGAATATATCAATAATAAACATAAAAAATACACACAAAGCAATCTACTTTACTACTTTAATGGAAACTTAAAACGCAATGGATACAAAGAAACTACTCTTAAAACACTTCAAAAATATCTTTATAAATTAGAAAAAGAATTTAAAGTAACAATGAATTATCACAGACATTTGGGGGTTAGCATGGGTACTGAAGTTTATTACAAACTTAAATACTCTAAAAAAGAATGTCATCACATAATCAATAAACACTTTAGAGATAAAAAAGAAGAAAGACACAAAAACCGTGTAAATGGCTACTTTAAAAAAAGATGTAATAAAAAGGGGAGTGTAAAAAAGGCGGAGTGTTTTAATAATACTTATAATAATAAAGAAGAAGACAAAAACATAAAATCTATAGAAAGATTACAAATAGAAAAATACGCTAAGAAATGCAATTTTAAATCAAATGCTTTCCTCTCTATTTTGAATTTGGAAGCGAAAAAAGATTTTAAAATTCAATCATTAAAAGCCATTAAAATAGCTGAAAATAGTGAGTATAAAAAAATAAATAATACTAAACCAAATAATGGTAAACTTAAAAGTAAACAAAAAGAATTAAGTAGAATACTAGAGGAGACAAAAGCTAATCTAGAGAATGAAGGATATGACAATAAACAATTAGAGATCCAAATAAAAAACGTGTATGAACAATATAAAAACAAACCACACTTTATCATAGAAAAAGATAAATACAGTGATCTAGAAAAAATAATAGGAAAACTTAAAAAAACAGTTGAATATGCTAATAAAAACACACAAGAAAGTGAGAGAGAAATTAGGAATAACGTATTTAGCATACTTCTTGAACAATTAAGACATAAAGTAGACATATCTGTTTTAGTACCAATATTAAAGAATTATTTAAACAAACAGAACAAATTAGAGTATGGTAAAGTATTTAGTAATCATTACTATTACGAGCTTTTAGAATTGGTAAAAGAACAAAAAAGTTGTTTGAAGCATGCAGAGCTTAAACAATCTTTTACTTAA
- a CDS encoding Vsp/OspC family lipoprotein translates to MKRITFCALLMTLFLLMSCNNSGTSPKDGQAAKSDGTVIDLAKITNNIKEAVAFAKNVKDVHTLVKSIDELAKAIGKKIQNGDTLATDNNHNGGIIAGSFQIISTVKSKLDTLAKTNELSDELKQKVNDSKSKAEAFLGKLKTNHTDLGKEGATDDHAKAALLITNNTKDKGATELGQLNIAIGELLTAAEDAVTAAIKELTTPAKVEPTKF, encoded by the coding sequence ATGAAAAGAATTACTTTTTGTGCGTTATTAATGACTTTATTTTTACTTATGTCTTGTAATAATTCAGGGACTTCTCCTAAAGATGGACAAGCGGCTAAGTCTGATGGAACTGTTATTGATTTAGCTAAAATAACTAATAACATAAAAGAGGCTGTAGCTTTTGCAAAAAATGTTAAAGACGTTCATACTTTAGTTAAGTCCATTGATGAACTCGCTAAAGCTATTGGTAAGAAAATCCAAAACGGAGATACTCTTGCTACTGATAATAATCATAATGGGGGTATAATTGCAGGGTCATTTCAAATAATATCAACTGTAAAGTCTAAATTAGACACATTAGCAAAAACAAACGAACTTTCTGATGAATTGAAGCAAAAAGTTAATGATTCTAAAAGCAAAGCCGAAGCGTTCTTAGGTAAATTGAAAACCAATCATACTGATCTTGGTAAAGAAGGAGCTACTGACGATCATGCAAAAGCAGCTTTACTTATAACAAATAATACTAAAGATAAAGGAGCTACTGAACTTGGGCAGTTAAACATAGCTATTGGTGAATTGTTAACGGCCGCTGAAGATGCAGTAACGGCTGCAATTAAGGAGCTTACAACTCCTGCTAAGGTAGAACCTACTAAGTTCTAA
- a CDS encoding Mlp family lipoprotein: MNKINFILVLALLISSCEYEHGNATPKSRVKRNLEEQEEVQKTPEEVLREKLNDTQKQGLEFLKDTLGDDNKLNEILKQDESKVKAALEHINTELEKCKGDNASQQKETFKTLVKEYFKGNNNLDNIVGENSQLQSMCGAGS, from the coding sequence ATGAATAAAATTAATTTTATTTTGGTGTTGGCACTACTAATTAGTAGTTGTGAATATGAGCATGGAAATGCTACACCTAAGAGTAGAGTTAAAAGAAACTTGGAAGAACAAGAAGAAGTACAAAAAACACCTGAAGAAGTGTTAAGAGAAAAATTAAATGATACTCAAAAGCAAGGATTAGAATTTTTAAAAGATACTTTAGGTGATGATAATAAGCTAAATGAAATTCTAAAACAAGATGAAAGCAAAGTTAAAGCTGCACTTGAACATATAAATACTGAGCTTGAAAAATGCAAAGGTGATAATGCTAGCCAGCAAAAAGAAACTTTTAAAACTCTAGTAAAGGAATATTTTAAAGGAAATAATAATTTAGACAATATTGTTGGTGAAAACAGTCAATTACAAAGCATGTGTGGAGCAGGAAGTTAA
- a CDS encoding DUF603 domain-containing protein — MLRDMSRIKKSLDDYVVYFREGKLNDASIAKELGVSRVNVGKMRRKWEEIKDDQQYENENSKITIREDTFNNMLARSFETESEANRLKNQVEIEKNKIALRFLNSFNKYFQLELQEDLSRAVALHEEIENQKEKIRNSDSNNYASLNEELVLKITKLNELETSIASKEMTLCYKPLLKLKSVLDLSKGRE; from the coding sequence ATGTTAAGAGATATGAGCAGGATAAAGAAATCATTAGATGATTATGTTGTGTATTTTAGAGAAGGAAAACTTAATGACGCTAGTATTGCAAAAGAGCTTGGAGTTAGTCGTGTTAATGTAGGAAAGATGCGACGCAAATGGGAAGAGATTAAAGATGACCAGCAGTATGAGAATGAAAATAGTAAAATTACTATTCGTGAAGATACTTTCAATAATATGCTTGCCCGAAGTTTTGAGACTGAGAGTGAAGCAAATAGACTTAAGAATCAAGTAGAGATTGAAAAAAATAAGATAGCATTACGTTTCTTAAATTCATTCAATAAATATTTTCAATTAGAATTACAAGAAGATTTGAGTAGGGCTGTAGCGTTGCATGAAGAGATAGAGAATCAAAAGGAAAAAATTAGAAATTCAGATTCTAATAACTATGCAAGTCTTAATGAAGAACTTGTTTTGAAAATAACTAAACTTAATGAGCTTGAGACAAGTATTGCAAGTAAAGAAATGACTTTATGTTATAAACCCTTGCTTAAACTTAAGTCTGTACTTGACCTTAGTAAAGGTAGGGAATAA
- a CDS encoding DUF244 domain-containing protein, whose amino-acid sequence MQLLCTGLDRGILFIIIGNEAINCVINRDDNFISAVMTEVSRLEREVNNIAKSLKSNSDIDIKNIDLDELSVIIEDLLKNSFVYQELCDMDFKFEFLTFLKASQLEIDEDENLDLKRRLEKIIALQSEIDKVEETTKKDHALELSRLTKPIKDKLKFQIDALMKEFSLNEHINYDFDGNLFHLDMSRRAIKDRFKFLSSVMDFTFSSNLNVVNDWSTPILNAV is encoded by the coding sequence ATGCAGCTCTTATGTACAGGTTTAGATAGGGGAATTTTATTTATTATCATAGGTAATGAGGCAATCAACTGTGTAATTAATAGGGATGATAATTTTATTAGTGCTGTAATGACTGAGGTTTCAAGATTGGAGAGAGAAGTAAATAATATTGCCAAATCTTTAAAATCAAATAGTGATATTGATATTAAAAATATTGATTTAGACGAGCTGAGTGTTATTATTGAAGATCTTTTAAAGAATAGCTTTGTGTATCAAGAGTTGTGTGATATGGATTTCAAATTTGAATTTTTAACATTTTTAAAAGCAAGTCAACTTGAGATTGATGAAGACGAAAATTTGGATTTGAAGAGACGTCTTGAAAAGATTATTGCATTGCAATCTGAAATTGACAAGGTAGAAGAGACAACTAAAAAGGATCATGCGTTAGAGTTGTCTAGGTTAACAAAACCTATTAAAGATAAACTTAAATTTCAAATAGATGCTCTGATGAAAGAATTTTCTTTAAATGAACATATAAATTATGACTTTGATGGGAATCTATTTCATTTAGATATGAGTAGGAGAGCTATTAAGGATAGATTTAAGTTTTTAAGCTCTGTTATGGATTTTACCTTTAGTAGTAATTTAAATGTAGTTAATGATTGGTCCACTCCTATTTTAAATGCTGTTTAA
- a CDS encoding DUF226 domain-containing protein — protein MDCMLKNVEKKKIKLIPKEEKSLFIKIEEIEGRKIYHTKIMKDLYKFGIDKNQKHKFFISFKGLFNEEKAEWFRLFSVKEGDKFLGISYGYRKPIKNTIRRYEENGVIKAVSFSKVYYLEFRFKKGSVFCYLRGFIYLLRKDRVHKQYYRTLIDMLAKLERQVYEFYGKKLPEGGLITKWIEKNQK, from the coding sequence ATGGATTGTATGTTGAAAAATGTAGAGAAGAAAAAGATAAAATTAATACCAAAAGAAGAGAAATCTCTTTTTATAAAAATAGAAGAAATTGAGGGTCGAAAAATATATCATACTAAAATCATGAAGGATTTATACAAATTTGGTATTGATAAAAATCAAAAACATAAATTTTTTATTTCGTTTAAAGGATTGTTTAATGAAGAAAAGGCAGAATGGTTTCGATTATTTTCTGTAAAGGAAGGTGATAAATTTTTAGGAATTTCTTATGGATATAGGAAACCAATAAAAAATACTATTAGGAGATATGAAGAGAATGGGGTGATTAAAGCGGTATCATTTTCAAAAGTGTACTATTTAGAATTTAGATTTAAAAAAGGTAGCGTATTTTGTTATTTGAGGGGATTTATTTATTTGCTTAGGAAAGATAGAGTTCATAAACAATATTACAGAACTTTAATTGATATGTTAGCAAAATTAGAAAGACAAGTATATGAATTTTATGGTAAAAAATTACCGGAAGGAGGTCTTATAACCAAATGGATAGAAAAAAACCAGAAGTAA
- the bdr gene encoding Bdr family repetitive protein — protein MGNLAYKIYRTEDLKKEFLNKGFTEEAVNFILLHNDNSNLEVLIEKMNSL, from the coding sequence ATGGGTAATTTAGCATATAAGATATATAGAACAGAAGATTTAAAGAAGGAGTTTTTAAATAAGGGATTTACTGAAGAAGCTGTGAATTTTATTTTACTTCATAATGATAATTCTAATTTGGAAGTCTTAATAGAAAAAATGAATTCATTATAA
- a CDS encoding DNA adenine methylase, with translation MKLLSREGSKYLYSADIISLFPRHTQYIEGFFGTGAVFFAKPLAHYNILNDNSKFIYKFFYILKQDPELLYKRVRDAIIYDSIINENRDKIEYMVLRCLYSLYGSSGSTMKLNRSNAKRFFLETLETYKSRFKEMLDNAIFTSRDIFKFLAALPRRDKVSSTFVYLDPPYSISRGNLADNRGWNLDSLERLIIEMKRYSWQFAISEFDDLRVVELFLKHNLFVNYVARSTGVASIFKKTKHEILATSYKTNKSRMDFRDTRYIQKEMFKMQA, from the coding sequence TTGAAACTACTAAGTAGAGAAGGAAGTAAATACCTTTATAGTGCTGATATTATAAGTCTTTTTCCTAGGCATACCCAGTATATTGAAGGATTTTTTGGTACAGGAGCTGTATTTTTTGCAAAGCCATTAGCCCATTACAATATACTCAATGATAATTCTAAATTTATATATAAGTTTTTCTATATCTTAAAGCAAGACCCTGAGTTGCTCTACAAGCGTGTAAGAGATGCAATTATTTATGATAGCATTATTAATGAGAACAGAGACAAAATCGAATACATGGTGCTTAGATGTTTGTATTCACTTTATGGTTCATCCGGTTCAACTATGAAGTTAAATCGAAGTAATGCTAAGAGGTTTTTTTTAGAAACCCTTGAAACTTATAAGTCTAGATTTAAAGAGATGCTTGATAATGCAATATTTACGTCACGTGATATTTTTAAATTTTTAGCAGCACTACCTAGGCGAGACAAGGTAAGCTCAACATTTGTATATCTTGACCCTCCATATTCAATTTCACGTGGCAATCTTGCTGATAATCGTGGATGGAATTTAGATTCTCTAGAAAGGCTTATTATAGAGATGAAGAGATATAGTTGGCAATTTGCAATAAGTGAATTTGATGATTTAAGAGTAGTTGAGCTTTTCTTAAAGCATAATCTTTTCGTAAACTATGTAGCACGATCAACTGGTGTAGCAAGTATTTTTAAGAAAACTAAACATGAAATACTAGCTACTTCATACAAAACTAATAAGTCAAGGATGGACTTCCGTGATACTCGTTATATTCAAAAGGAAATGTTTAAAATGCAGGCGTAA